From the genome of Streptomyces sp. NBC_01341, one region includes:
- a CDS encoding thiazolylpeptide-type bacteriocin — MDKDLSTLADEILELEAETFEISDYSDASEVVLAGSTSTSSTSTCSSTTSTTSCSA, encoded by the coding sequence ATGGACAAGGACCTGAGCACCCTCGCCGACGAGATCCTGGAGCTCGAGGCCGAGACCTTCGAGATCTCCGACTACTCGGACGCGAGCGAGGTCGTGCTCGCCGGTTCCACCAGCACCAGCTCCACGTCGACGTGCAGCTCCACCACCAGCACCACCTCCTGCTCGGCCTGA